DNA from Arthrobacter sp. StoSoilB19:
ATGGGGAAGTTGATGCCGCCCACACCGAAGACGATGGGCAGGATGTAAAGCATCATCTTCTGCTGCCGCATGAACGGGCTGGCCATGGCCTCTTCGGACATGTTCTTGGCCATGATCTGCTTCTGGGTGATGAACTGCGAGGCCGTCATGGCCAGGATCATCACGATGGAAAGGATCCACACAGCAACCTGGTTGCCGCCACCCCCGCCATGCAGCAGGGAGGCAGACAGCGGAGCACCAAAAATGCTCGACGCGTCGAATTCCACAACCTGCTCATGGCTCATGGCACCGATGCCGGCGCCCTGGTCCTTTGCGGCGGAGATACCGGAGAGCACCTGGAACAGTGCAAAGAAGAACGGCATCTGGATCAGCATGGGCAGGCAGGCCGAGAACGGGTTGGTCCCATGCTTCTTGTACATGGCCATCTGTTCCTGGGCCATGGCCTGGCGGGACAGCTGGTCGGTCTTGCCCTTGTACTTGTCCTGGAGCTTCTTCAGGTCGGGCTGCAGCAGCTGCATGCCGCGCTGGGCCTTGATCTGCTTGACGAATACCGGGATCAGGGCGGCACGGATCACCAGCACGAGTCCGATGATGGACAAAGTCCAGGTCCAGCCGTTCGCAGCAGGCATCCCGATGGCGCTCAAGCCATCGTGGAATCCGATCATGATGATGGAAACCAGCCACTTGAACGGGGCCATGATTGTTCCAAAGAAGTCCATACTTATCCCTATTCGTCAGGCCGCACTGCGGCCTTCTTCATCAGTCCGAGCAACCAGGTACCTGTCCGGATTGTTCAGCACAACAATTGTGGGGGTCTGGCCTGCGGGCCATTCCCTGTGGCCGGCGGGGACGTGGTCCACTCCGCCGGCATTCCATGGATGGCAGTGGCCAAGGCGCCGGACCGCGAGCCAGCTCCCCTTGACGGCGCCATGGACAGTGACCGCTTCAAGGGCGTAGGCCGAGCAGGAAGGGAAGAATCGGCAGACCGGCCCGTACAAGGGAGAAACCACCTTGCGGTAGGCCATCAGCAGAAGAATGAGGACGTTGCGGGGCAGGTTCCAGAGGAACTTGCCGACGGCGGCAGGCACGTTGCGGAAACGGGCGACGACGGCGGTGGCGTTAGACACGCGTTGTCCCCTCCTGTGTTGTACCGGCCGAACCTGTCGCGGCAGCCCGTGGAGGGCGGCCAGCCAGCCGGTTCAGCGTGGATTCCAATGCAGCGTTGTAGTCCGACAGCAGCTGGTCCCAACTGGCGGACGCGGACGCCGGAAGCGCCCGCACCACAATAGCCAGTCCTGTACCGTGCTCTCGCAACGAGGCAGCAGCTGCTTCTCTCAGTCTCCTCTTAACGAGGTTCCTGACCACAGCGTTCCCTACACCCTTGGAAACAATGAACCCGATCCGGCTGGGTTCGTCGGCAGCAATGGCTGCCGCATATAACACTACGTTCCGGCGCCCATTGCGGACACCGGAACGTACGGTTGTTGAAAAATCGGTTGAGGTCCTCAAGCGGTTGCGGGCGGCCAGCACCTTAAACTCGCAAAGGGATGTCTACCGACAAGCCAGTTATCTAGGCCGACAGTTCGGTGCGGCCCTTGCCACGACGGGCTGCCAGGATGGCACGGCCGGCACGGGTACGCATACGAAGGCGGAAGCCGTGCTTCTTGGCTCGACGGCGGTTATTCGGCTGAAAAGTCCGCTTGCTCACGTTAGTTACTCCAGTGGATCAAAGGTGCGCCCACCCGATCAGTATGGGGAAGAACTGGCCGACGCTAAGTTTTGTATATGCACGCTTCCCCCGGCTGTCCGGACGCACTGCGCCTGGAGAGTTCAGATGGGGCCA
Protein-coding regions in this window:
- the yidC gene encoding membrane protein insertase YidC — encoded protein: MDFFGTIMAPFKWLVSIIMIGFHDGLSAIGMPAANGWTWTLSIIGLVLVIRAALIPVFVKQIKAQRGMQLLQPDLKKLQDKYKGKTDQLSRQAMAQEQMAMYKKHGTNPFSACLPMLIQMPFFFALFQVLSGISAAKDQGAGIGAMSHEQVVEFDASSIFGAPLSASLLHGGGGGNQVAVWILSIVMILAMTASQFITQKQIMAKNMSEEAMASPFMRQQKMMLYILPIVFGVGGINFPIGVLIYWTTTNLWTMGQQFFVIRRMPTPGSPAAKALAERRAAKGLPALSVLTGKRDEETDAAAAAALETKGQRVQPQRKNRKKK
- the yidD gene encoding membrane protein insertion efficiency factor YidD is translated as MSNATAVVARFRNVPAAVGKFLWNLPRNVLILLLMAYRKVVSPLYGPVCRFFPSCSAYALEAVTVHGAVKGSWLAVRRLGHCHPWNAGGVDHVPAGHREWPAGQTPTIVVLNNPDRYLVARTDEEGRSAA
- the rnpA gene encoding ribonuclease P protein component, which translates into the protein MLAARNRLRTSTDFSTTVRSGVRNGRRNVVLYAAAIAADEPSRIGFIVSKGVGNAVVRNLVKRRLREAAAASLREHGTGLAIVVRALPASASASWDQLLSDYNAALESTLNRLAGRPPRAAATGSAGTTQEGTTRV
- the rpmH gene encoding 50S ribosomal protein L34; this translates as MSKRTFQPNNRRRAKKHGFRLRMRTRAGRAILAARRGKGRTELSA